TTTAACAAGATTAACTACCAATTCGATACCTGAAAGATATTATCCATAAAATAGTTCctaaatgatttaaaaatacaacaaaaataaaatattatatttttttgtaagtggcaaaaaattttttgtatttaacaaACAATTTATCCATTTGATCTGAATTTTTGTGGCAACAAATGTACAAAAAATATCGgagaaaaatttaatatttaaatttttcaaaaaaaatgtggtcattcacaatttaaaaaaatccatttaacataaaattactaatttttaagaaaaacaaatcttttttttaataatgattaaaaaaatttgcatcaaaatcttaACTTTAAAGtctttttttagaatatatatttaatatctagttttttttatcgtatttttaaattttttaaaaaaattattggtagcattttttaaaattttttttgtcaacaaTGTAAACTTTTGGATACTATTTTGAtagtttattctttttaaaattaattggttcactcaaaattataatattaaaatattttaaatattaaatcgAAATTATACAACAATTGCTGGCTTTGGCTTTTTTATGTATGCCTTACTTAGAAAGCTAGAAATTGGTGTTACAATGATGAAAGCTAGCTATGAGCCTATGACATAAATGTAAGCATGCTAAAAGAGATGTCATGAGAGTGAGAGCTAATGAAAACCAATACTTCAATTATCTGCCACCCCACTTGGAAACATTCTTAAATGATGTTCAGAGGCATAAACCCTTTTGGGGTCTCATTCTGACAATACCATAACTCCACTAACTTGGAATAAGTAGGCAATGCCATCATATCAAGCACTTTACAACAACATCCCAGCAGTTGTAACATTGATTCAATGGATGTTCATGAAAGTAAGATCCTACATGTATTATTAGCCTAATGTATGACATAAAAATgagtatataaaatattttctttataaaGTGTGCCTTTATTAACTATGATATTCATGACACTATATCAAAGGATACCTCAACTAAGAAACACTCTTATGATCTCAAAAGATAAGAAAGGTTCTGCAAAGAGAATAAAAGAATGctaaaagtaaaattagaaGCAACTTTGATGGTCATTGATATAATGTGGTGGATCAGTGATATGATTTGGCACcgaatagataaaaatatttctacaaTTTAATATACAATGGCACATGATTATACTTTTTACCCTACTACAATATGTATATGAAgtgcatattattattattattcttatcatcaataattataaatgaATTGAAAGCATGCAATCGTGAATTAGAAGACAAGAATAGATAAAGGTAGACTCATGGTTGAAATGCAATGAACATGTATTAGAAAAAAGTCAAAGCTTTCAACATTTTCAGGCCTTGGTAGCTTCTTCAGGTTCTTATTTAAGATTCAATGCTAAGAGTGTATTAGCATCCTTCACTTCCCATAGCATCCTTCAATGTTCTTGTGCTAAGGGCAACATGAAAGGTTTGGAATCTAGCTCCATTCCTTCTCAATACATAGCATACATTGTTCTTTGCATTGTTTGCATTCTCTGTTGCTGAGATGAAAGTAGTTTTCCTTTTTAGTAATGTTCCTACAGAAAGAAAAACTGGTTATATGGGGCATTGTCAAAATCACTGTGTTTACTTCCTTTATCATACATGTATTTAGAAACTTGAAAAAAGACATTTAAATGtttgatttgtttcttttattttttcctttttttgcaGGCAACATGACCTCTAGGACATTGCTACTTTTCTTGGCCTTAATGGTAACAAATTCAATTGCTATCATGGACAAACAGACATATATAGTACACATGGACAAGACCAAGATCAAATCCTCAATTCATTCACAAGACAGCACTAAACCATGGTTTCAATCTGTCATTGATTTCATCACTGAGGTTTCAGtgcaagaaaatgaagaagaggaaATAGCTCCTCAGCTTCTTTATGTCTATGAAACCAACATGTTTGGTTTTTCTGCACATCTTTCAAGTAAACAACTTGAATACTTGAACCAAGTTGATGGTTTCCTTGCAGCAATGCCTGATGAGCTATTAACCCTTCACACAACACACACCCCACATTTTCTTGGCCTACAAAATGGGAGAGGACTTTGGAGTGCTCCTAGTTTGGCCTCTGATGTGATCGTAGGGATCCTTGACACCGGTATATGGCCGGAACACATCAGTTTCCAAGACACTGGTTTGACAGAAGTACCCTCTAGATGGAAAGGTTCTTGTGAAGAAGGGACCAAGTTCTCTGCCTCAAATTGTAACAAGAAGCTAATTGGAGCAAGAGCCTTTTATAAAGGGTATGAAAAAGTTATCGGGAGAATCAATGAAACGCTGGATTATCGTTCGCCAAGAGATTCTCAAGGGCATGGAACACACACAGCCTCAACTGCAGCCGGTAACATGGTGAACAATGCAAGCTTATTCGGCATGGCTAAAGGTTCAGCAAGTGGAATGAGGTATACCTCAAAAGTTGCGGCTTATAAAGTATGCTGGCCGCTAGGCTGCGCCAATTCGGATATATTGGCAGCTATGGATCAAGCTGTTGCTGATGGGGTAGACATATTGTCACTCTCTTTAGGCGGCATTGCAAAGCCTTATTACAATGATAGTATTGCCATAGCTTCATTTGGGGCAActcaaaatggagtttttgttTCTTGCTCTGCAGGGAATTCGGGTCCTTTCAAATCAACCGTCGGAAATGTTGCACCGTGGATCATCACTGTTGCTGCTAGCTACACTGATAGAAGCTTTCCAACCAAAGTGAAGCTAGGGAATGGACAGGTTTTCAAAGGGGCATCTTTGTATCATGGCAAGACAATCCAATTGCCTCTTGTGCATGCTAATACAACAGGAACACAAAGGACAGCACAATTTTGCACCAAAGGTTCACTTGATCCAAAGCTAGTCCATGGAAAAATAGTTGCTTGTGAACGAGGAATGAATTCCAGAACTGAAAAGGGCGAGGTGGTGAAAATGGCAGGCGGAATCAAGGAGAAGAGCTTTTTGCTGACTCTCACATTTTGCCAGCAACTTCCTTAGGTGCCTCAGCAAGCAATGCAATTCGAAACTACATCCACTCTGCCAAATCTCCAACAGCTTCAATTTCATTCATAGGAACAACGTATGGTGACCCAGCACCAGTTATGGCAGGATTTTCTGCTAGAGGGCCAAGTATAGTGGGGCCAGATGTGATTAAACCAGATGTAACTGCACCTGGTGTGAACATCTTGGCTTCATGGCCACCATTAACTGCTCCAAGCCTGCTCAAGAGTGACAAAAGGAGTGTGCTATATAACATAGTTTCTGGCACCTCGATGTCATGCCCTCATGTTACCGGCATAGCAGCACTTCTCAAATCTGTGCACAAAGATTGGTCACCAGCAGCTATCAAATCTGCACTGATGACCACAGCTTACACAGTGAACAACAGAGGTTCCCCTCTTTTAGACATTGCATCAAACACCTCATCTGCATTCGCTAACCCTTTTGCATTTGGTTCAGGCCATGTCAACCCAGAATGTGCCTCTGATCCAGGGTTAGTCTATGATATCACCAACAAAGATTACCTAAACTACTTGTGCAGCCTTAACTATACTCCTACCCAAATTGCTATAATCTCAAAGGGTCATTTCAAATGCTCCAAATATACATTTTTTCAACTTGGTGACCTAAACTACCCTTCATTTTCTGTCTCATTTGACATAAATGGCACAAATTCTAGTGTTACATACAAGAGGGTAGTCACAAATGTTGGATATCCTAGTAGTTCTTATACAGTGAAAGTTGAAGAACCAAATGGAGTATCAGTTAAGGTTGAACCAAGGAATTTGAGGTTTGGAAAATTAGGTGAGAAATTGAATTATAGTGTGACTTTTGTTGCAAATGGAGGAACGACAATAAGTGACACTTCAACATTTGGATCATTGACTTGGGTGTCAGGCAAGTACAATGTTAGAAGCCCTATAGCAATAACCTGGCAATAGCAATTGTCATTGTTGtaatttcattttgattattaatgaAATATATATCTACTGTCATGGCCCGAATCCAGCCATAACTGGCGCTCAAGGGACAAGTCCCTCAATAAGCCAAACGACCAAATTTTTCAGAAAAACGGACAGAACCTCCTCTGTTTCTAGGACCTTACCAATATAAGTATTAACTCCCTATATCAAAAATAAACATCCATTTCCAAAGACAACAACATATTCCAACCATATCCACAACcaaatatatccaaaatatgcatcatatatatatatcaagttGATAACTAGAGTATATAGTTAAATCCATAAGTCTTACATAACCAAATCATAATTACTACCTAAACAGTTCAAGATTCAAAATAACATAACCCACACGAGGATCCTGCCTGTGACATATGGAGCATTGACATAATCTAAATTTTGAGTAA
This sequence is a window from Arachis duranensis cultivar V14167 chromosome 2, aradu.V14167.gnm2.J7QH, whole genome shotgun sequence. Protein-coding genes within it:
- the LOC107475752 gene encoding LOW QUALITY PROTEIN: subtilisin-like protease SBT1.1 (The sequence of the model RefSeq protein was modified relative to this genomic sequence to represent the inferred CDS: inserted 1 base in 1 codon); the encoded protein is MKGNMTSRTLLLFLALMVTNSIAIMDKQTYIVHMDKTKIKSSIHSQDSTKPWFQSVIDFITEVSVQENEEEEIAPQLLYVYETNMFGFSAHLSSKQLEYLNQVDGFLAAMPDELLTLHTTHTPHFLGLQNGRGLWSAPSLASDVIVGILDTGIWPEHISFQDTGLTEVPSRWKGSCEEGTKFSASNCNKKLIGARAFYKGYEKVIGRINETLDYRSPRDSQGHGTHTASTAAGNMVNNASLFGMAKGSASGMRYTSKVAAYKVCWPLGCANSDILAAMDQAVADGVDILSLSLGGIAKPYYNDSIAIASFGATQNGVFVSCSAGNSGPFKSTVGNVAPWIITVAASYTDRSFPTKVKLGNGQVFKGASLYHGKTIQLPLVHANTTGTQRTAQFCTKGSLDPKLVHGKIVACERGMNSRTEKGEVVKMAGGXQGEELFADSHILPATSLGASASNAIRNYIHSAKSPTASISFIGTTYGDPAPVMAGFSARGPSIVGPDVIKPDVTAPGVNILASWPPLTAPSLLKSDKRSVLYNIVSGTSMSCPHVTGIAALLKSVHKDWSPAAIKSALMTTAYTVNNRGSPLLDIASNTSSAFANPFAFGSGHVNPECASDPGLVYDITNKDYLNYLCSLNYTPTQIAIISKGHFKCSKYTFFQLGDLNYPSFSVSFDINGTNSSVTYKRVVTNVGYPSSSYTVKVEEPNGVSVKVEPRNLRFGKLGEKLNYSVTFVANGGTTISDTSTFGSLTWVSGKYNVRSPIAITWQ